The following nucleotide sequence is from Channa argus isolate prfri chromosome 9, Channa argus male v1.0, whole genome shotgun sequence.
ACGGGAGGCTTTCTTCAGTGCAGAAACAACCCAGCAGCCTGTCTCTGGTGTCCCCGAGGAGGATCGTCATCCAGGCTTCAACGGGAGAACTGCTGCGTTGTTTAGGGGACTTCATGTGCCGCAGGTGTTACAAATTGAAAGAGTTAAACAGCGGAGAGGTGATCCTCTGGTTCCGAAACATCGATCGGACTCTTTTGCTGCAGGGCTGGCAGGACCAGGGTTTCATCACGCCAGCCAACGTGGTGTTCGTGTACCTGTTGTGCGAAGACACGATAACGGACAGCATCAGCAGCCCGGCCGAGCTGCAGGGCTCCTTTCAGACTTGCCTCTACCTCGCCTACTCCTACATGGGCAACGAGATCTCCTACCCACTCAAGCCGTTCATGACCGAGTCGAACAAGGACGTTTTCTGGGAGACGTCTCTCCGGATCATCAACAGGATGAGtgccaaaatgctgcagctgaaCGCAGACCCGCACTTTTTCACCGAGGTCTTCCAGGACCTCAAAAGTCAACGAGACACCGGCGAGTCCAATCTGGATCGCTGATGTGGAAACGAACAAGAAActggtgtttattttttaaagatgaatgTGTTGCAAAATCACATAAGGTTGGTTTTGAATGTAAGGGCCGACGAGGAGGGATTCTCAGATGTGGGCTAACTATCTCTCTCATGATGTTACACAACTTCACAATGGTGTTTAGGCTACAGCGTAGGAGATTTCATTAAATGCATGCCAATGATATATCGTCCCTTTGTCTTGTCCCCCGAGTGACGCAGGAATTGACTTCGTGATATAAATCCAATCACATTCTCAGTGACAGTCATTCACGATTAGCCTACTTTGCGGGCGAGTGAAAAGATGCCGCAGT
It contains:
- the LOC137133237 gene encoding cyclin-dependent kinase 5 activator 1-like → MGTVLSISPATKKASIMDAEVAGDGLKNDKSLKRHSMFVSLSWKKLVANSAKKSAKKVTPNPLPIRELPSSQVAQLNNENIRKTHQNEEKKPKAPIPVPVPTVPTQKNEAVVQNGRLSSVQKQPSSLSLVSPRRIVIQASTGELLRCLGDFMCRRCYKLKELNSGEVILWFRNIDRTLLLQGWQDQGFITPANVVFVYLLCEDTITDSISSPAELQGSFQTCLYLAYSYMGNEISYPLKPFMTESNKDVFWETSLRIINRMSAKMLQLNADPHFFTEVFQDLKSQRDTGESNLDR